Genomic segment of Saccharomycodes ludwigii strain NBRC 1722 chromosome VI, whole genome shotgun sequence:
CCAATATAGTATCAGAATTCAATTTGCAGGGTGCCTGTTGCTGTACAATAGGTTTAGCATTCCAAGCAATTCCATAACCGGCAGCTTTCATAGCAGGCAGATCATTTCCTCCATCACCAACCATACAAGTATCTTTGAtgtcaatattattaatcgATGCCAATTCCACCAAGGTTTTTGCCTTATATTGTCCATCAACAATTTCACCGATTACAGTGCCATCTAAAGTTTGGCCATGGTTAGTCAAACCCAATTCATTAGCCCTCATATAGtctaatttcaaaatattttgaacaTATTTGGCAAATGGTATAAACCCACCACTTAAAACAGCAGTCTTTGTAGTAGTGACAGtacttttataattttgaagaaaataaatcaactCTCTGACCCCTTTGGTCAAAACGATTTGATTTTCGCAAATATCATTCAATAATTTAGGCAACTCAATACCTTTTAACAATGAAACGCGTTCTTTTAATGattgtttaaaatttaactCATTATTCATTGCTCTTGTAGTTATATCACGGACTTTGTCCTCGACATTAGCATATTTGGCTATTAACTCAATGACTTCTTGGTAAATTAATGTGGAATCCATATCAAAAACCATCAATTTGGGTTTAAAGTGGTCATAATTGTTGATATTGACTGAAACTTCAACTGGATTATATTTCAATGGGAGATCGTTACTGTTTACTGGGATTCTGATTGCTTTTAGAGGATGTAATACTAGTACATCACTAACAGTTGaatctttttctaaaactgttttattatcgttgataaatttatcaatatatttttcagtTAATGGatatttatcaatatcGTTTGAAATACAAGTAATAAAGTAGGATTGGGTCATAGTActgatttttttctatttttttggagAGGAAGGGGTAAAGGGTTTCTTGGGTAGCGACAGATGAGTTATGaagataatttttatttattcatttattcttgtagtaacaataaaagtaaaaataaaaagaataagtTTTGTTCGGAGATTGAAtcttaaatattttacatattttacaattcggaaaaagaaaaaaaattaaaatttgacttctttttttttttttttttctttttttttttttttttctttttttctttccaaggtgaatttttccttattttGCAAATTGTTGAACgtgtaaattttttataatgaaTTTAACATACAGTGGGAATAAATTTACTTCGAGCAAAACGTCtggatcttttttttttttttcttttttttttcttttttctatgTTGAatccaataatattatcacaCTTCCCCTTTATTTCTTCCCCCCTCTTATTATAAACACTAGCAGTTCTTAACCTACAATCATagaacaaaacaaaataaatgtcCGCTAACAACAAATTACGTATCTTAGTCCCAATCAAAAGGGTTATTGATCACCAATTAGCACCAAGAATCTCATCTTCTAcaagtttaaaaattccAAGTTATAGTATTAACCCATTTGATGACATCGCTTTGGAAGAAAGTTTAAggattaatgaaaaaaataaaggatTAGTCGAAGAAATTAAAGCTATTTCTGTTGGCTCCATTAAATGCAAAGATTTACTATACAAAGCCTTAGCCAAAGGCTGCCACCAAgcaaaattaattgaaaCACCGGTTACCTCTACGACCCTCCAGCCTTTAAGCATTGctaaaattttgaaaaaagaagttgaaaaaaacaattataatTTGGTTATTTTAGGCAAACAAGCtattgatgatgataataacaacactgGTCAAATGTTAGCCGGATTATTAAACTGGCCTCAGATTTGCAATGCTAGTAAAGTAGAGATTGTTGATCCTGTTAATGGTGAAATACAAGTTTCAAGAGAAGTTGATTCTGGTGAGGAGATTTTAAAGTCTAAATGGCCAGTTGTTATTACTGCTGATCTAAGATTAAATACTCCAAGATACGCAACCTTGCCCAAGATTATGAAAgccaagaaaaagaagatcGAACAAGAAAAGCTCTTGGAAACAGATGATCTAAACAATGATCAATCTTTGAAGGTTTTAAGTTACAAGGAACCACCAAAGAGACAACCTGGTATTAGAGTTGCTAATGTTGACGAGTTACTTtccaaattaaaagaagttAAAGCTATTTAAAGTATATACTGACAAgttctatatatatatttcaaatcgcacaaaaaaaaatataaattagagaaaaggaaagggaaaagaaaagaaaagaaaagaaaagaaaataataaccatctattgtttaataataccTATTCAATAATGCTAATTtattcacttttttttgtttttaacttttgGCAGTAAGGAAGAGTCAAAGTATCCTTGTGGTAttgtatttaatttatattcttGATTGAACCAGTCAATAAAACTAGTTCTAAATCCCAGGCTTGTAGTGTCACCATCAATACCATTGGTCAAACTTGTTTCGTCTATATTACTTATCCATTCTTGTAATGTGTCTAggatattttgtttttgttgttgattttgGTCAAGTAGTGGCTCATCTTTCATTATAGTTGAATCTGACATTGGTGGAATAAAATCATCAGGTAATTCATTTAAACCTATTTGAATAGTACTgttatctatttttatggGCTTTATGGTTATAGTCATCAACTTAgcttttcttcttccttttttttttttttttttttttttttttttctcttttattgGAATCttgttttacttttataCTATGAATGATAGTAACGTTGCcgttatataattttatacctaacttttttttttttttttaattcttttcttctttttttcctgtaATTTCGTTCTtcgtattttatttgatatcCGAAGGTCCGGAGGGCTAGTTGGACAAGCATTGGTATAATatctataat
This window contains:
- the CIR1 gene encoding Cir1p (similar to Saccharomyces cerevisiae YGR207C | CIR1 | Changed Intracellular Redox state), yielding MSANNKLRILVPIKRVIDHQLAPRISSSTSLKIPSYSINPFDDIALEESLRINEKNKGLVEEIKAISVGSIKCKDLLYKALAKGCHQAKLIETPVTSTTLQPLSIAKILKKEVEKNNYNLVILGKQAIDDDNNNTGQMLAGLLNWPQICNASKVEIVDPVNGEIQVSREVDSGEEILKSKWPVVITADLRLNTPRYATLPKIMKAKKKKIEQEKLLETDDLNNDQSLKVLSYKEPPKRQPGIRVANVDELLSKLKEVKAI
- the SER2 gene encoding phosphoserine phosphatase (similar to Saccharomyces cerevisiae YGR208W | SER2 | SERine requiring); its protein translation is MTQSYFITCISNDIDKYPLTEKYIDKFINDNKTVLEKDSTVSDVLVLHPLKAIRIPVNSNDLPLKYNPVEVSVNINNYDHFKPKLMVFDMDSTLIYQEVIELIAKYANVEDKVRDITTRAMNNELNFKQSLKERVSLLKGIELPKLLNDICENQIVLTKGVRELIYFLQNYKSTVTTTKTAVLSGGFIPFAKYVQNILKLDYMRANELGLTNHGQTLDGTVIGEIVDGQYKAKTLVELASINNIDIKDTCMVGDGGNDLPAMKAAGYGIAWNAKPIVQQQAPCKLNSDTILDILYIFGFTKQDIDQVLSSM